A genomic stretch from Microcebus murinus isolate Inina chromosome 11, M.murinus_Inina_mat1.0, whole genome shotgun sequence includes:
- the GLRX gene encoding glutaredoxin-1: protein MAQEFVNGKIQPGKVVVFIKPTCPYCRRTQEILSQLPFKQGLLEFVDITATSEANEIQDYLQRLTGARTVPRVFIGKECIGGCSDLITMQESGELMTRLRQIGALQ, encoded by the exons ATGGCTCAGGAGTTTGTGAACGGCAAAATCCAGCCTGGGAAGGTGGTCGTGTTCATCAAACCCACCTGCCCCTACTGCAGAAGGACCCAAGAGATCCTCAGTCAACTGCCCTTCAAACAAGGGCTTCTGGAATTTGTCGACATCACAGCCACCAGCGAGGCAAATGAGATCCAAGATTATTTGCAACGGCTCACAGGAGCAAGAACG GTGCCTCGAGTGTTTATTGGCAAGGAGTGTATAGGTGGATGCAGTGATCTAATAACTATGCAAGAGAGTGGGGAACTGATGACGCGCCTGCGGCAGATTGGAGCTCTGCAGTAA